A window of the Fusarium poae strain DAOMC 252244 chromosome 3, whole genome shotgun sequence genome harbors these coding sequences:
- a CDS encoding hypothetical protein (BUSCO:314at5125): MASDQLSAAEAQWREQFAAMQEAIANLKIPQENGTVDDGLDEDEFGGYSSGNSGQDVWDFISDDDQEALSSDFADGEAFDASGAANYGAKWFATKCSAIAAKNGLSADVFESQIMSVLNSGRSEDELQIQLTDLVGFDDLDFIIEILGHKDEIVSAVNEQSQGSSNGPRLLNKAQREENLRRQDQAHKSATLAPAHSKEPQYPHVYKAYNAGNTLSYAGKKYGLPVGSERLSFDKYEEYSIPAGKKGALGPGQRLVPIKELNGLCRNTFKGYKTLNRMQSLVYPVAHKTSENMLICAPTGAGKTDAAMLTILQTIAQNVEPNPFENPTATEFAVNADDFKIVYVAPMKALAAEVTDKLGKRLAWLGIKCREYTGDMQLTKSEIIQTQIIVTTPEKWDVVTRKGTGDTELVQKVRLLIIDEVHMLHDERGAVLESLVARTERQVESTQSLIRIVGLSATLPNYVDVADFLKVNKYAGLFYFDASFRPVPLEQHFIGVKGKPGTKQSRDNLDQVAFDKVKEMLERDHQVMVFVHSRRDTQLTARMLHQKAIDAMCADLLDPTYHPGFEQASRDIKQSKSKEIRELLSKGIGVHHAGMARSDRNLMERLFGEGVLKVLCCTATLAWGVNLPAAAVVIKGTQVYSAQDGKFVDLGILDVLQIFGRAGRPQFEDTGIGMICTTHDKLTHYLTAVTEQQPIESKFSTKLVDNLNAEIALGTVTSIPDAVQWIGYSYLFVRMQRSPMSYGIEWSEIRDDPNLVQRRRQLAIQAAKTLQQCQMIIYNERTDELRSKDIGRIASQYYILHTSVQVFNAMMQPQATEADILKMISMSGEFDNIQSRDSEEKELTHLRREVIPCDVDGGIDTPQAKTNILLQSYISKAQPEDFALSNDMNYVAQQSGRICRALFMLALNRRWGHQCLVLLTLAKSIEKRIWPYQHPLHQFDLAKSVLNQLDTKEHLTIETMKDMEPAEIGGLIHNQSAGKNIAKILNNFPTVHVEAEIAPLNRDVLRIKLYVIPDFRWHDQIHGTSESFYIWVENSETSEIYHHEFFILNRRKLHDDHELNFTIPLSDPLPSQIYVRAVSDRWLGAETVTPVSFQHLIRPDTESVYTELLNLQPLPVSALKNPALEELYAKRFDFFNPMQTQIFHTLYHTPANVLLGSPTGSGKTVAAELAMWWAFRERPKSKVVYIAPMKALVRERVKDWGVRLARPLGLKLVELTGDNTPDTRTIQDADIIITTPEKWDGISRSWQTRGYVRQVSLVIIDEIHLLAGDRGPILEIIVSRMNYIASSTKNAVRLLGMSTACANATDLGNWLGVKEGLFNFKHSVRPVPLELYIDGFPEVRGFCPLMQSMNRPTFLAVKNHSPDKPVIVFVPSRRQTRLTAKDLINFCGMEDNPRRFLHMDEDDLQLNLARVKDDALKEAINFGIGLHHAGLVESDRQLAEELFLNNKIQILVATSTLAWGVNLPAHLVVVKGTQFFDAKIEAYKDMDLTDVLQMLGRAGRPQFDNSGVARIFTKDSKKDFYKHFLHTGFPVESSLHTVLDNHLCAEVSSETIVTKQDALDYLTWTFFFRRLHKNPSYYGLEISAEEHNSIAAQQLANDYMVEMVNKSLNELADSKCVEVFPNGDVDSTPLGKIMSYYYLSHKTIRHLVKHARAQASFLDVLSWMSRATEYDELPVRHNEDLINNTLSDNLPFPGHAFGLPMWDPHVKAFLLLQAHMSQIELPITDYVGDQTSVLDQAIRIVQASIDVLTELGYLSSCLRMIAVLQSVKSARWPTDAPVSILPNIEPDAKSDTPLSKISALTKSQAIQLAKKLGVPSSQHNRFARVVSILPNVEVSIAEATALSITISLKRLNQLVEREARIYAPKFPKPQTESWFVVVADLSRDEVIAVKRVGWTSGNRKLEAGSKPTAKTSIKLPPTEAGQARKLDVIVISDAYPGLEYRVEGVDIPAPPSVDDAVLLKKAAASRLS; encoded by the coding sequence ATGGCATCCGACCAACTCAGCGCTGCAGAGGCGCAGTGGCGGGAGCAGTTTGCAGCTATGCAAGAAGCCATCGCCAACCTCAAGATCCCCCAAGAGAACGGAACAGTTGATGATGGtcttgatgaggatgaattCGGCGGCTATTCAAGCGGAAACAGCGGCCAAGATGTTTGGGATTTTATCTCAGATGACGACCAGGAAGCTCTGAGCAGCGATTTCGCTGATGGAGAAGCTTTCGATGCATCAGGTGCCGCGAATTATGGTGCTAAATGGTTTGCGACTAAATGTTCAGCCATTGCCGCCAAGAACGGTCTCTCGGCCGATGTTTTCGAGAGCCAGATCATGAGTGTTCTCAACTCTGGCCGCTCTGAAGATGAGCTTCAAATTCAGTTGACTGACTTGGTTGGCTTCGACGACCTTGACTTCATTATCGAGATCCTCGGACACAAGGATGAAATTGTTTCTGCCGTCAACGAACAGAGCCAGGGGAGTTCCAACGGGCCTCGACTCTTGAACAAAGCTCAACGAGAAGAAAACTTGCGCCGCCAAGACCAAGCTCACAAGTCCGCGACGCTTGCACCGGCTCATTCCAAGGAACCCCAGTATCCCCACGTTTACAAAGCATACAATGCTGGCAATACATTAAGCTATGCTGGAAAGAAGTACGGGCTGCCAGTTGGGAGCGAGAGACTGTCGTTCGATAAGTATGAAGAGTATTCTATTCCAGCCGGAAAGAAGGGTGCCCTGGGTCCCGGGCAGCGACTCGTTCCCATTAAAGAGTTGAACGGATTGTGTCGGAACACATTCAAGGGTTACAAGACACTCAACCGAATGCAGAGTCTTGTCTATCCTGTCGCCCACAAGACCAGCGAGAATATGCTCATCTGTGCACCCACTGGCGCTGGTAAAACAGATGCCGCCATGCTTACTATACTTCAAACCATTGCTCAGAATGTTGAGCCCAATCCTTTCGAAAACCCGACAGCAACCGAGTTCGCAGTCAACGCCGATGATTTCAAGATCGTCTACGTTGCTCCCATGAAGGCTCTCGCTGCCGAAGTAACTGACAAGCTGGGTAAGCGTTTGGCTTGGCTCGGTATCAAGTGTCGAGAGTACACTGGAGATATGCAACTTACAAAGTCCGAGATCATCCAGACTCAAATCATTGTGACGACCCCTGAGAAATGGGATGTTGTTACACGAAAGGGTACTGGAGACACCGAACTCGTTCAAAAAGTCCGACTTCTCATCATTGACGAAGTTCACATGCTCCACGACGAGAGAGGTGCTGTGTTGGAATCACTTGTCGCTCGAACGGAGCGACAAGTAGAGAGCACACAATCTCTCATTCGAATTGTCGGCCTCAGTGCCACTCTACCTAACTATGTCGATGTTGCCGATTTCCTCAAGGTTAACAAATATGCTGGTCTGTTTTATTTCGACGCATCCTTCCGCCCTGTTCCTCTTGAGCAACACTTTATTGGAGTCAAAGGAAAGCCAGGCACGAAACAATCCAGAGATAACTTGGACCAGGTGGCATTTGACAAGGTCAAAGAAATGCTTGAGCGTGATCACCAAGTCATGGTGTTTGTCCATTCACGCAGGGATACGCAGCTTACTGCACGCATGCTGCACCAGAAAGCCATCGACGCCATGTGTGCAGACCTGCTTGATCCTACTTATCATCCTGGGTTCGAGCAAGCGTCTCGCGATATTAAACAATCCAAATCCAAGGAGATTCGGGAGTTACTGTCCAAGGGAATCGGTGTTCATCATGCTGGTATGGCGAGATCTGACAGAAACCTGATGGAAAGACTTTTCGGAGAAGGTGTCTTGAAGGTCCTTTGCTGTACCGCCACCCTGGCCTGGGGTGTTAATTTGCCCGCTGCTGCAGTTGTTATCAAGGGAACTCAGGTTTATAGCGCCCAGGATGGTAAATTTGTCGACTTGGGTATCCTGGACGTGTTGCAAATCTTTGGTCGTGCCGGTCGTCCTCAATTTGAGGATACTGGTATTGGCATGATTTGCACGACCCATGATAAACTTACCCATTACTTGACCGCTGTGACTGAACAGCAGCCTATTGAATCCAAATTCTCTACGAAACTAGTCGACAACCTGAACGCTGAGATTGCACTGGGTACTGTGACTTCCATTCCCGATGCTGTCCAGTGGATTGGATACTCTTACCTCTTTGTGCGTATGCAGAGGAGCCCGATGTCTTACGGTATTGAATGGTCAGAGATCCGAGACGACCCAAACCTGGTTCAAAGACGCCGTCAACTCGCCATTCAAGCCGCCAAAACTCTGCAGCAATGTCAGATGATCATCTACAACGAGAGGACAGATGAACTTCGCAGTAAGGATATTGGACGAATCGCCAGTCAATATTACATCCTGCACACAAGTGTCCAGGTGTTCAATGCTATGATGCAGCCCCAGGCTACTGAAGCAGATATCCTGAAGATGATCAGCATGAGTGGAGAGTTTGACAACATTCAATCCAGAGATAGTGAGGAGAAAGAGTTGACTCACCTGCGACGAGAGGTTATTCCTTGCGATGTCGATGGAGGTATCGATACTCCTCAAGCAAAGACAAACATTCTCCTCCAGTCTTATATTTCCAAGGCTCAGCCTGAAGACTTTGCTCTTTCCAACGATATGAACTACGTCGCTCAACAGTCTGGACGTATCTGTCGAGCACTCTTCATGCTTGCCCTCAACCGTAGATGGGGTCACCAGTGTCTTGTGCTTCTGACCCTGGCAAAATCGATTGAAAAGCGCATCTGGCCCTACcaacatcctcttcatcagtTCGACCTTGCCAAATCTGTTCTCAACCAACTTGATACTAAGGAACACCTGACCATCGAGACGATGAAAGACATGGAGCCTGCCGAGATTGGAGGCCTCATCCATAATCAGAGCGCTGGCAAGAACATCGCAAAAATCCTGAACAACTTCCCTACAGTTCACGTTGAGGCTGAAATTGCGCCACTCAACCGAGATGTCTTGCGCATCAAGCTCTACGTCATTCCCGACTTCCGATGGCATGATCAGATTCATGGAACTTCAGAGTCGTTTTACATCTGGGTTGAGAACTCTGAAACCTCAGAGATCTATCACCATGAGTTTTTTATCCTCAATAGGAGAAAGTTGCATGATGACCATGAGCTTAACTTCACAATTCCTCTTTCAGATCCCCTCCCTAGTCAGATTTATGTCAGAGCAGTATCAGACAGATGGTTAGGTGCAGAAACCGTGACACCTGTTTCTTTCCAACATCTTATTCGTCCGGATACAGAGAGTGTCTATACTGAACTCCTGAACTTGCAGCCATTGCCTGTATCTGCGCTGAAGAACCCAGCATTAGAAGAACTGTATGCCAAGCGCTTCGATTTCTTCAACCCTATGCAAACTCAAATCTTCCACACCCTCTACCATACCCCTGCCAATGTGCTCCTTGGATCACCTACCGGTAGTGGAAAGACCGTAGCTGCCGAGCTTGCTATGTGGTGGGCGTTCCGCGAGAGACCCAAGTCAAAGGTTGTCTATATTGCCCCTATGAAAGCGCTCGTCCGCGAGCGTGTTAAGGACTGGGGTGTGAGGCTGGCACGACCTTTGGGTCTCAAGTTGGTAGAGTTGACTGGTGACAATACACCTGATACTAGGACTATTCAAGATGctgacatcatcatcacaaccCCTGAGAAATGGGATGGTATTTCTCGTTCTTGGCAAACAAGAGGGTACGTCCGGCAGGTCAGCCTGGTTATCATTGATGAGATCCATCTTTTGGCTGGTGACCGTGGTCCTATTCTCGAAATCATTGTGTCTCGTATGAACTACATTGCCTCTTCTACCAAGAACGCTGTTCGGCTCCTGGGCATGTCAACAGCTTGCGCCAACGCGACAGATCTTGGAAACTGGTTGGGTGTTAAAGAGGGTCTCTTTAACTTCAAGCATTCCGTCCGTCCTGTTCCTCTGGAGTTGTATATCGACGGCTTCCCAGAAGTCAGGGGTTTCTGCCCTCTGATGCAGTCGATGAACCGCCCTACCTTCCTAGCTGTCAAGAACCACAGTCCTGATAAACCTGTTATTGTTTTCGTCCCTTCACGACGACAGACGCGTTTGACCGCCAAGGATCTTATCAACTTTTGTGGTATGGAGGATAACCCTCGACGTTTCCTTCACATGGATGAGGATGATTTGCAACTCAACCTTGCTCGAGTCAAAGACGACGCACTAAAGGAAGCCATCAACTTTGGTATCGGTCTTCACCATGCTGGTCTGGTTGAGTCAGATCGTCAGCTTGCTGAAGAGCTCTTTTTGAATAACAAGATCCAGATCCTGGTCGCCACCAGTACCCTTGCTTGGGGTGTCAACCTGCCTGCGCACTTAGTCGTTGTCAAGGGCACTCAATTCTTCGACGCCAAAATTGAAGCATACAAGGACATGGATTTGACCGATGTGTTGCAGATGTTGGGACGAGCTGGTCGTCCCCAGTTCGATAATTCAGGTGTTGCTCGTATATTCACCAAGGACTCCAAAAAGGACTTTTACAAACACTTCCTTCACACGGGTTTCCCTGTCGAGTCCTCTTTGCACACCGTTTTAGACAACCATCTGTGCGCCGAAGTCTCATCTGAGACCATTGTGACCAAACAAGATGCGCTCGACTATCTCACATGGACATTCTTCTTCCGCCGGCTACATAAGAATCCCTCATACTACGGTTTGGAGATTTCGGCTGAAGAGCACAACAGCATCGCCGCACAGCAGCTCGCGAACGACTACATGGTTGAGATGGTCAACAAGTCACTGAATGAGCTCGCCGACTCTAAGTGTGTCGAAGTTTTCCCCAACGGCGATGTTGATTCCACGCCTTTAGGCAAGATCATGAGTTACTACTACCTATCACACAAGACAATCCGCCACCTTGTAAAGCATGCAAGGGCCCAGGCGTCTTTTCTCGACGTCCTGTCTTGGATGTCTCGTGCCACTGAATACGATGAACTTCCTGTGCGCCATAACGAggatctcatcaacaacaccctTTCCGATAACCTGCCATTCCCTGGCCACGCCTTTGGACTTCCCATGTGGGATCCCCATGTGAAAGCATTCCTACTTCTCCAAGCGCACATGTCCCAGATTGAACTTCCTATCACTGATTATGTCGGTGATCAGACTAGTGTACTCGATCAAGCTATTCGTATTGTCCAGGCTTCTATCGATGTTCTCACAGAATTAGGCTACCTTTCAAGTTGCTTACGAATGATAGCGGTCCTCCAGTCTGTCAAGTCGGCTCGTTGGCCTACTGACGCGCCAGTCTCGATTCTTCCTAATATTGAGCCTGACGCTAAGAGCGACACACCACTTTCCAAGATAAGCGCATTGACAAAGTCACAGGCAATTCAACTTGCTAAGAAGCTAGGTGTTCCTTCCAGCCAGCACAATCGCTTTGCTCGAGTGGTGTCTATTCTCCCTAACGTGGAGGTTTCTATCGCCGAAGCCACAGCTCTCTCGATCACCATCAGCTTGAAGCGTCTAAACCAACTTGTGGAGCGTGAGGCTCGCATATATGCGCCAAAGTTCCCCAAGCCTCAAACAGAGTCCTGGTTCGTTGTCGTTGCAGATCTTTCGCGCGACGAGGTCATCGCAGTGAAGCGCGTGGGCTGGACAAGTGGAAATCGCAAGCTCGAAGCTGGCAGCAAGCCTACAGCCAAGACAAGCATCAAGCTTCCCCCAACCGAGGCTGGACAAGCCCGCAAGCTTGATGTTATTGTTATTAGTGATGCGTATCCAGGATTGGAGTATAGAGTTGAGGGTGTGGACATTCCTGCACCGCCAAGTGTGGACGATGCTGTGCTGTTAAAGAAGGCAGCGGCCTCTAGGTTAAGCTAA